The window GTTTCAAATCTTACCAGCATGAGTTATGCCGATATTATAGCAGCTGCTCAACCAGGAATATTTTATTCCATTGTATAATCATTGGAAACACCCTGCTCATATTCCATAGAAGCAAGGCTTGAACGAATTGCCTGGTTTACATCTGGATGCTGATCTAACAGCCTGTTTATATTTACTGAAGATGCGGACATGCTGCCGTTGTTCCAGTTTGAAGATGCTGTACTACTGCTTGCATTTGTATTATTAGCAGCACTCATATCCTGGTCTACAGTAGTTGTTTCTGTTGTTGCAACTCTATCTTCTGCATATTCATCAGTTTCAACTTCTCTGTTCACCATTTCCGTTTCAGGAGCGTACACCTCATCAGTTGTATTCTGATCGCTACCACATGCACCCAAAAGCATCATCCCAGATATTGCGAAAGTGCCGGCTACATATTTTGTCCAATTTTTTAATGTATACTTTTTCATACTCTAATGTGTTTTAGTTAAAATTTACTAACGGTTCTTAATTAATTTTACGCAATACATTAGAGCAGGTTGTATGTAGCTGAAATTTAGATCTTTATAAAAGATAAGGATAAACAAATCATTTGATTATTGGTTGTTTATTGATAGTCTTCATCCCGCACACAGCAGCATTGCTCCAACCGCCAAAGATTACAAAACACTATTCTTTTCTGAAGCCGGAAATTTATCAGGCTATACTTTTTTTACCGGAGCAGAGCGCAGTAATACAAAAAGGCATAGAAACCCTTACTGCTAAAAAAAAGTTAGTGATAAACAGCTGATTATAAAATATTAATAAAGCTGATTGTACAACAATAGAGCATGGCAAAGGTGAATAAATTGCTGCATCTTCACTACAATCCGTATATAAATCCATAAGATTAACCAGCGGCAGCAGTGCAGAAAGCTTTGCACCGGAAAGCCTGCTGAAAACCTCTTATGATGCTACTGTACATTTGTGCATTAGTATTTGTGCATTAGTAGTTTCATAGAACTGCAGCCATTATTATATACATTTGCTTACCTGTTGCCACTTACCCGCCAGATGGTATTACTGGCATCATCAGAAACCAGCATACTGCCATCTGCCAGTATTTCAATATCTACCGGTCTTCCGTATACCTCTCCACTTGCCATATCAGCAATAAAGCCAGTCAGAAAATCTTCCGGCGCACCGGCCGGCCTGCCATTCTCAAAAGGAATAAACACCACCCGGTATCCATTTAGCTCAGAGCGGTTCCAGGAGCCATGCTGACCAACAAAAGCCCCTTTGTGATATCTTTCTGGAAAAGCCTGATGATCATAAAAAGCAAGCCCCAAAGAGGAAGTATGCGCACCCAGGGCCACATCCGGAACCAGTGTACGGGCCACCAGCCCGGGCTCCTGCCCCTTCATGCGGGGGTCTGGCTGCGGACCAAAATAGGCATAGGGCCAGCCATAGAAACCACCTTCTTTCACGCTGGTTACATAATCCGGCACCAGGTTATCACCCAGCTCATCCCGCTCGTTTACAGCCGTCCAAAGTACATTGCTAACCGGCTCCCAGGCCATGGGAACAGGGTTACGCAGGCCTGCTGCATAAACACGCTCGCCACTGCCATCGGGGTTGATCTCCAGAATGTTGGCCCTGCGTACCTCCTCTTCCATTCCGTACTCCCCGTTATTACTGGCGGAACCAACAGATACATATATTTTGGTGCCATCGGCACTGGCAAGCAGGTTGCGGGTCCAGTGATGGTTATAACCTCCTGCAGGCAGGTCCAGAATCTTCTCTCCACTGCCGCTGATGCTGGTTTCTCCCTGCTGGTAAGGATAGCGCAGTACGCCATCAGTATTGGCAACATAAAAATAGTTATTGAGCACCAGCATACCGTAAGGCTGGTTCAGGCCAGACATAAATACACGCTGCAGTTCTGGCTTGCCGTCACTGTTATCATCACGGATAATGGTGATGCGGTTGGCACTCTTCTCCTCATCGTCTGACTCCGCAATAAAAATATCGCCATTGGGTGCTACGTAAATATTACGGGGATGCTCCAGTCCATCGGCAAATTTAGTTACCGTAAAACCTGCCGGTGCCTTGGGTGTATTATTATCTGACCAGCCAATTACCTTACTTTTTTTAGTATTTGATGCGGTTTTATAAGGTAGCGGCAGTGTATCTGCCGTTACCTGCAGGCCATAGGTGGCCAGTGAGTCTTCCCTGGCCATAGCATCGCTAACAGAAGCTCCGCCTGCACTTTCATTTATTCTGGAGGAGCAGGCTTCTGCACCTAGCAGCAGCACTAAAAGTGCGCAGCTGTTTAAAAATATTTTCATGATTGATTTTTTCTAATGATTGATCCCGGTGATGTTCAAACAGCAATTCAAACCGGCTTGTGCAAAAAATGTTGCCAGATGCAACATATTCGCTCCTAAAAAAAATTGACTGCCCGCTATTTTCCGGGCACACTTACCCCTGGCAGATGCACAGGCTCCTATCCCCTGCTCAGGCTACAGGCATAGTGCTTCACTGAATAATATGCTAAGAAATGCTAACCCTTTTTCCTGTGCGGGCCGCCTCATAAATTGCCATGAGTATTTTTACATCCCGCATGCCCATTTCGCCGGGCACCCGGCTTTGCTTATTGTCCAGCACACACTCGGCAAATCCATCCATCTGCAGTGCCTGCTGGTTTACCTGCGGATAATCCATAGCGCCTTCGCTGGTTGTCCCTGAAATACCGGAGTAACCATAGGCCGGCTCCAGCTTCCACCATCCCTTTTCAGCTTCGGTATACAGCCGGCTGGCCCTGTCGTTATAGCTGCTGCTGCAATCTGCAACAGCACCTCCCGGAAACTCCATCTGCCAGCTGATGGATTGCTCTACCTCACTGAAATACTCTGGCCGTGTAACCTCTCCAAACCTGGCTGTAACAGCAACAGGATCTTTACCCATGGTATAACACGCCCCCTGCACACAGTACACACCCATATCCATAAGCGGCCCACCTCCGCCCAGCTCCTGATCAAGCCTCCACACATCGGGATTGCCGCTAATGACAAAGCTGTTCGATGATTCTATGCGTTTTACAGGTCCATAAAGCTCCTGCTGGCCCAGTTCCATCACCCGCTGGTTATGCGGCTCAAAATGCAGCCGGTATCCTATCGAAAGTTTAACACCATTTTGATTACAGGCATCGATCATACGCCGGCAATCTTCTACAGAAGTAGCCATAGGCTTTTCACAAATCACATGCTTACCTGCCTCGGCTGCCCTGATGGTGTATTCTGCATGCATGCCATTGGGCAGCACGATGTAAATAATGTCTATATCCTTATTATCGGCTATTCTGTCGAAATTTTCATAATTGTAAACGTTTCCATCAGGTATGTTATATTTACTTTTCCACTCACTAACTTTTGATGGAGTACCAGTTACAATACCTGCCAGGTAGCATTTTTCCGTTTCCTGCAGGGCAGGCGCCAGCTGGCCTCTGCTGTAGCCGCCCAATCCCACCAGCGCTATGCCCAGCTTTCTTTTCGGCCCGGCCTGCACGCCTGCACCGGCATTCTGCTCGCCGGCTTCTTTCCGTTCCGACTGACAGGAGAATAGAGAAAAGGGCGAAAGACCTAAGCCAGCAGTGCCAAGCACCATGGAAATATTCCTGATGAAGTGTCTTCTTTCAGGGAGTTGAGGGGAGGATGGTTTTTTCATGAATCAACAGCCTTGGATTATTAGGATTGACTATCAGGTTATATAAACAAGAACTGGCAAAAAGGTTAACATAAAATAAGCAGCATACTACTGCAGCCTCATGTGCAAAAGTACCTTAGCCACACTTTTAACTCCTTCAGCTACAAAACTTCCCGCTGCAAAAACCAAAAAGGCCCGATGCAAAACATCGGGCCTTTTTAAACCAACCAACTCTCAACTTAAACTCAATAATCTTTTAAACCCACCAGTAAAAAATAACGCCTGGTGGGATCCTCTTCACATATAATATCGAACCCTAAACATTCACAACTAATAACATCTACATCAAATATTTTAAGAGAATAAATAGCCTGAATACAACTTATTATTCTTACAAATTATAATCACAGTTATCTTTCTATCAATAGGCAGGCAAAAGTTTACCGCCTGATTGA of the Flammeovirgaceae bacterium 311 genome contains:
- a CDS encoding oxidoreductase domain-containing protein (COG0673 Predicted dehydrogenases and related proteins) → MVLGTAGLGLSPFSLFSCQSERKEAGEQNAGAGVQAGPKRKLGIALVGLGGYSRGQLAPALQETEKCYLAGIVTGTPSKVSEWKSKYNIPDGNVYNYENFDRIADNKDIDIIYIVLPNGMHAEYTIRAAEAGKHVICEKPMATSVEDCRRMIDACNQNGVKLSIGYRLHFEPHNQRVMELGQQELYGPVKRIESSNSFVISGNPDVWRLDQELGGGGPLMDMGVYCVQGACYTMGKDPVAVTARFGEVTRPEYFSEVEQSISWQMEFPGGAVADCSSSYNDRASRLYTEAEKGWWKLEPAYGYSGISGTTSEGAMDYPQVNQQALQMDGFAECVLDNKQSRVPGEMGMRDVKILMAIYEAARTGKRVSIS
- a CDS encoding glucose/sorbosone dehydrogenase-like protein (COG2133 Glucose/sorbosone dehydrogenases): MKIFLNSCALLVLLLGAEACSSRINESAGGASVSDAMAREDSLATYGLQVTADTLPLPYKTASNTKKSKVIGWSDNNTPKAPAGFTVTKFADGLEHPRNIYVAPNGDIFIAESDDEEKSANRITIIRDDNSDGKPELQRVFMSGLNQPYGMLVLNNYFYVANTDGVLRYPYQQGETSISGSGEKILDLPAGGYNHHWTRNLLASADGTKIYVSVGSASNNGEYGMEEEVRRANILEINPDGSGERVYAAGLRNPVPMAWEPVSNVLWTAVNERDELGDNLVPDYVTSVKEGGFYGWPYAYFGPQPDPRMKGQEPGLVARTLVPDVALGAHTSSLGLAFYDHQAFPERYHKGAFVGQHGSWNRSELNGYRVVFIPFENGRPAGAPEDFLTGFIADMASGEVYGRPVDIEILADGSMLVSDDASNTIWRVSGNR